One Gigantopelta aegis isolate Gae_Host chromosome 1, Gae_host_genome, whole genome shotgun sequence genomic region harbors:
- the LOC121369030 gene encoding B1 bradykinin receptor-like, which produces MANVMGSNMTADSSPFDDYTYMWVRRFQIIVTPVICSVGFFANILAAVVFLTPKLKKKSCCLFLAAKCFSDMGFLLSLLVVWLYQVHVPAFSTQVVCQVTVYVSYVCGFLSVWFVVCITFENYIRVSLAGHVKAWCSPSKARRVIAIIVVLSLLIYSFSVWTTGIVVDAGKTKCIGLVEFEALMVAMSYTDTVLTLFIPMVLMTSLNTAICLATCRALKRRTRLLGSQPFDKAGSASTLQMKASKLLFAVSVIFLILHTPSHLIRIVMTIKQLWYHLVPTVTDVILHRIFEMLFHLNFSIHCGIYLIFGDNFRSIFKSLYCSCCRRYRNSRVMV; this is translated from the coding sequence atggctaacGTTATGGGAAGCAACATGACTGCGGACTCCTCCCCGTTCGACGACTACACCTACATGTGGGTGAGGCGCTTCCAGATCATCGTCACGCCCGTCATCTGCTCCGTGGGATTCTTCGCCAACATCCTGGCGGCCGTAGTCTTCTTGACGCCCAAGCTGAAGAAGAAGTCTTGCTGTTTGTTCCTGGCGGCCAAGTGTTTCTCCGACATGGGCTTCCTTCTGTCTCTGCTCGTCGTCTGGTTGTACCAGGTGCACGTTCCCGCCTTCAGCACGCAGGTCGTCTGCCAGGTGACCGTGTACGTCAGCTACGTCTGCGGCTTCCTCTCCGTCTGGTTCGTCGTGTGCATCACCTTCGAGAACTACATCCGCGTGTCTCTGGCGGGCCACGTGAAGGCGTGGTGCAGCCCGTCCAAGGCTCGCCGCGTCATCGCCATCATCGTCGTCCTATCCCTCCTCATCTACAGCTTCAGCGTGTGGACGACGGGCATCGTGGTCGACGCCGGCAAGACGAAGTGTATCGGCCTCGTGGAGTTCGAGGCGCTCATGGTGGCCATGTCGTACACGGACACGGTCCTCACACTCTTCATCCCCATGGTCCTCATGACGTCACTCAACACGGCCATTTGTCTCGCCACCTGCCGCGCGCTCAAGAGGAGGACCCGACTCCTCGGCTCGCAGCCGTTCGACAAAGCCGGAAGCGCTTCTACCTTGCAGATGAAAGCTTCCAAGTTACTTTTCGCAGTGTCGGTGATTTTTCTCATACTCCATACCCCGAGTCATCTGATACGGATCGTGATGACGATAAAACAGCTGTGGTACCACTTGGTTCCCACGGTTACGGACGTGATTCTTCACAGGATCTTCGAGATGTTGTTTCATCTGAATTTTTCCATTCACTGTGGAATTTATCTAATTTTTGGCGACAATTTTCGATCTATCTTCAAATCGTTATACTGCTCATGTTGCAGGAGATACAGAAACAGTCGGGTAATGGTTTGA